The following proteins are co-located in the Fundidesulfovibrio soli genome:
- a CDS encoding iron-containing alcohol dehydrogenase gives MSTPTPNFFLSPPRIVHGPGSLSCLGGEAAKLGRKALIVTGRGSSAKSGSLEKVRQALLGGGLDVTVFAEVEPDPSVETVEKGVALARERGCDLIVALGGGSPLDAGKAISLMLANPGRIQDYEASAPERSGPPIVAIPTTAGTGSEVTRVAVITDTAARKKFLVFGNMLVPALAILDAELTVSMPRNVTAATGMDALTHAVEAYLSKKANLLTDPLALAAMSTIAANLPVALDYPEDLEARQEMLLGQLQAGLAFSNSSVGLVHSMSRPLGAMFGVPHGAANAMLLPAVTAYNLSRCKKRLGGVALALGCREPSAKAAVWALKELFAETGLPAKLSDYGVTAEAIPAMSEDALAAGSSRLNPRQPELADIEEIYRSLL, from the coding sequence ATGAGCACCCCCACCCCCAATTTTTTCCTCTCCCCACCCCGCATCGTCCACGGCCCCGGTTCGCTCTCCTGCCTCGGCGGCGAGGCCGCGAAGCTCGGGCGCAAGGCACTGATCGTCACCGGGCGGGGTTCGTCGGCCAAGAGCGGCAGCCTGGAGAAGGTCCGCCAGGCCCTGCTGGGCGGCGGATTGGACGTGACGGTGTTCGCGGAAGTGGAGCCGGACCCTTCCGTGGAGACGGTGGAGAAAGGCGTGGCCCTGGCCCGTGAGCGCGGCTGCGACCTGATCGTGGCCCTGGGCGGCGGCAGCCCCCTGGACGCGGGCAAGGCCATCTCGCTCATGCTGGCCAACCCGGGCCGCATCCAGGACTACGAGGCCAGCGCACCGGAGCGCTCCGGCCCGCCCATCGTGGCCATCCCCACCACGGCGGGCACGGGTAGCGAGGTCACGCGGGTGGCCGTGATCACCGACACCGCCGCCAGGAAAAAGTTCCTCGTCTTCGGGAACATGCTGGTGCCCGCCCTGGCCATCCTGGACGCGGAGCTCACCGTCTCCATGCCCCGCAACGTGACGGCGGCCACGGGCATGGACGCCCTGACCCACGCGGTGGAGGCCTATCTCTCCAAGAAGGCCAACCTGCTCACGGACCCGCTGGCCCTGGCCGCCATGAGCACCATCGCCGCCAACCTGCCCGTGGCGCTCGATTACCCGGAGGACCTGGAGGCCCGGCAGGAGATGCTGCTGGGCCAGCTCCAGGCCGGGCTGGCCTTCTCCAACAGCTCGGTGGGGCTGGTGCACTCCATGTCGCGCCCGCTGGGGGCCATGTTCGGCGTGCCGCACGGCGCGGCCAACGCCATGCTGCTGCCCGCCGTGACGGCCTACAACCTGTCGCGCTGCAAGAAGCGGCTGGGAGGGGTGGCGCTGGCCCTGGGCTGCCGCGAGCCTTCGGCCAAGGCCGCGGTGTGGGCGCTCAAGGAGTTGTTCGCGGAGACCGGGCTGCCCGCAAAGCTCTCGGACTACGGGGTCACGGCCGAGGCCATCCCGGCCATGAGCGAG
- a CDS encoding phenylacetate--CoA ligase family protein yields the protein MSTPQRFIPHLSEDELAARQTEGLNWTLNHAYAGCPAYREKLSASGWQPGQALTLDDLSGLPLTSVEDLRQGYPLPLLSVPQEQVVRVHASSGTTGKRKVLAYTQGDIDTWKHMFARCYELAGLTALDRVQIAVGYGLWTAGAGFQLGCEHFGAMAVPVGPGNMEIHLQLLEDMGTTVLCSTASMALLMAEEVHKRRLKDKIALRKAIFGAETHSDKMRARIHEMLGVQESFDIVGMTELYGPGTGLECSAHHGIHYWADLYILEILDPETLKPVAPGEIGEMVVTTLRKEAAPLIRYRTRDLTRLIPGECPCGVTMPRHERLLGRSDDMIIFRGVNIYPGQIAAVIEHFKELGSEFRIQLFRKGGKDQMLLQVERRPETDPTYDQNLSDAVSEELRKQVMVRAWVEVMGQGELPRSFGKTKRVVDDRESGEQG from the coding sequence ATGTCCACTCCCCAGCGCTTCATCCCCCATCTCTCCGAGGACGAATTGGCCGCACGGCAGACCGAGGGCCTGAACTGGACCCTGAACCACGCCTACGCGGGCTGCCCCGCCTACCGCGAGAAGCTCTCCGCCAGCGGATGGCAGCCGGGCCAGGCCCTGACCCTGGACGACCTCTCCGGCCTGCCCCTCACCTCCGTGGAGGACCTGCGCCAGGGCTACCCCCTGCCCCTGCTCTCCGTCCCGCAGGAGCAGGTGGTGCGGGTGCACGCGTCCTCCGGCACCACGGGCAAGCGCAAGGTGCTGGCCTACACCCAGGGCGACATCGACACCTGGAAGCACATGTTCGCCCGCTGCTACGAGCTGGCCGGGCTCACCGCGCTGGACCGCGTGCAGATCGCCGTGGGCTACGGTCTCTGGACCGCCGGGGCGGGCTTCCAGCTGGGCTGCGAACACTTCGGGGCCATGGCCGTGCCGGTCGGCCCCGGCAACATGGAGATCCACCTGCAGCTCCTGGAGGACATGGGCACCACCGTGCTCTGCTCCACCGCCTCCATGGCCCTGCTCATGGCCGAGGAGGTGCACAAGCGCCGCCTGAAGGACAAGATCGCGCTCAGGAAGGCCATCTTCGGGGCCGAGACGCACTCCGACAAGATGCGCGCCCGCATCCACGAGATGCTCGGCGTCCAGGAGAGCTTCGACATCGTGGGCATGACCGAGCTGTACGGCCCCGGCACCGGCCTGGAGTGCTCGGCGCACCACGGCATCCACTACTGGGCGGACCTCTACATCCTCGAAATCCTGGACCCGGAGACGCTCAAGCCCGTGGCCCCGGGAGAGATCGGCGAGATGGTGGTCACCACGCTGCGCAAGGAGGCCGCCCCCCTGATCCGCTACCGCACGCGCGACCTGACCCGCCTCATCCCCGGGGAGTGCCCCTGCGGCGTGACCATGCCGCGCCACGAGCGGCTGCTGGGCCGATCGGACGACATGATCATCTTCCGGGGAGTGAACATCTACCCTGGCCAGATCGCGGCCGTGATCGAACACTTCAAGGAGCTTGGCAGCGAGTTCCGCATCCAGCTCTTCCGCAAGGGCGGCAAGGACCAGATGCTCCTGCAGGTGGAGCGCCGCCCCGAGACCGACCCCACCTACGACCAGAACCTCTCCGACGCCGTGTCGGAGGAGCTGCGCAAGCAGGTGATGGTGCGGGCCTGGGTGGAGGTGATGGGCCAGGGCGAACTGCCGCGCAGCTTCGGCAAGACCAAGCGAGTGGTGGACGACCGCGAGAGCGGTGAGCAGGGGTGA
- a CDS encoding EamA family transporter, giving the protein MTWVLLMLIAAFCQAVKDLCLKRSVAGVDGLAVVWAYCLTTALFIAPFALREGIPQVTPVFWISLACTGPLAVVTFHFYVKSLELSDLSLSAPMLTATPLFLLLTSPLMLGEFPDVMGLVGILTLVAGSYVMNLSRMKHGVFEPFKALVRERGPRYMLLVAFLWSVSANIDKIGLRNSSPLFWITCAFGFTALLLTPLVWRRTHRGFAQVLEAPWYLLATGLLEAVTCIGQMQALTMTIVPYVIAVKRMSAVFAVLLGWLVLREGSVRERLAGAALMVLGVFLIAFLG; this is encoded by the coding sequence ATGACCTGGGTTCTGTTGATGCTGATCGCGGCCTTCTGCCAGGCCGTGAAGGATCTCTGCCTCAAACGCAGCGTTGCGGGCGTGGACGGCCTGGCCGTGGTCTGGGCCTACTGCCTGACCACCGCGCTCTTCATCGCGCCCTTCGCCCTGCGCGAGGGCATCCCCCAGGTCACGCCCGTGTTCTGGATATCCCTGGCCTGCACCGGGCCGCTGGCCGTGGTCACCTTCCACTTCTACGTGAAATCCCTGGAGCTGTCGGACCTCTCCCTCTCGGCCCCCATGCTCACGGCCACCCCGCTGTTCCTGCTGCTGACCTCGCCGCTGATGCTTGGCGAGTTCCCGGACGTCATGGGCCTGGTGGGCATCCTCACCCTGGTGGCGGGCTCCTACGTGATGAACCTGAGCCGCATGAAGCACGGCGTGTTCGAGCCCTTCAAGGCCCTCGTGCGCGAAAGGGGGCCGCGCTACATGCTGCTGGTGGCCTTCCTGTGGTCAGTTTCGGCCAACATCGACAAGATCGGGCTGCGCAACTCCTCCCCGCTGTTCTGGATCACCTGCGCCTTCGGGTTCACGGCGCTGCTGCTCACGCCCCTGGTCTGGCGCAGGACGCACCGGGGCTTCGCCCAGGTGCTCGAGGCTCCCTGGTACCTGCTTGCAACGGGTCTGCTTGAAGCCGTGACCTGCATCGGCCAGATGCAGGCCCTGACCATGACCATCGTGCCCTACGTGATCGCGGTGAAGCGCATGAGCGCGGTGTTCGCGGTGCTGCTGGGCTGGCTGGTGCTGCGCGAGGGCAGCGTGCGGGAGCGCCTGGCGGGCGCGGCGCTCATGGTGCTGGGGGTTTTTCTCATCGCGTTTTTGGGGTAG
- the trpA gene encoding tryptophan synthase subunit alpha, whose translation MSILTDRIRAANASGRKAVIPYLPGGFPDRDRFWKELASLDAGGADVIEIGVPFSDPVADGPTVEQASLDCLEQGVTLAWILNELSCRKGTFKAGLVLMGYYNPFLQYGLERLAMDCAAAGVSGLIIPDLPLEEAEPVAEILAGSGVDIICLIGLNTPPERLKAYAKAARGFVYFVSVLGTTGVRESLPEEVLQKLDEVRPMFNLPIALGFGISRPEQVAPFGDRIDAVVIGSALVKHLRDGGSGEEFMRCWR comes from the coding sequence ATGTCCATCCTCACCGACCGCATCCGCGCCGCCAACGCCTCCGGCCGCAAGGCCGTCATCCCCTACCTGCCGGGCGGGTTCCCGGACCGCGACCGCTTCTGGAAGGAGCTTGCCTCCCTGGATGCGGGCGGGGCCGACGTCATCGAGATCGGCGTGCCCTTCTCCGACCCCGTGGCCGACGGCCCCACCGTGGAGCAGGCCAGCCTGGACTGCCTGGAGCAGGGCGTGACCCTGGCCTGGATACTCAATGAGCTGAGCTGCCGCAAAGGCACCTTCAAGGCCGGGCTGGTGCTCATGGGCTACTACAACCCCTTCCTGCAGTACGGGCTGGAGCGCCTGGCCATGGACTGCGCGGCCGCCGGGGTCTCCGGGCTCATCATCCCGGACCTTCCCCTGGAGGAGGCCGAGCCCGTGGCCGAGATACTGGCCGGCTCCGGCGTGGACATCATCTGCCTGATCGGCTTGAACACCCCGCCCGAGCGGCTGAAAGCCTACGCCAAGGCGGCGCGCGGGTTCGTGTACTTCGTCTCGGTGCTGGGCACCACGGGCGTGCGCGAATCCCTGCCCGAGGAGGTGCTCCAGAAGCTCGACGAGGTGCGCCCCATGTTCAACCTGCCCATCGCCCTGGGCTTCGGCATCTCGCGCCCCGAGCAGGTTGCCCCCTTCGGCGACCGCATCGACGCCGTGGTCATCGGCTCGGCCCTGGTCAAGCATCTGCGCGACGGCGGCTCCGGGGAGGAGTTCATGCGCTGCTGGCGCTGA
- the trpB gene encoding tryptophan synthase subunit beta, which produces MQKGYFGSFGGMFVPELLMPPLLEIEEAMNTIVPGEAFQKEFNAMLEDYVGRPSALYRCPNLSKKLGFNLWLKREDLNHTGAHKINNALGQGLLCRHMGKKVLLAETGAGMHGVATATAAAMLGLECVVYMGATDVVRQSHNVRRMGLLGATVVPIESGTKTLKDAINAALRRWIADQRTTHYCFGTAAGPHPFPTLVRMFQSVISREARAQMLKKAGKLPDYVVACVGGGSNAIGAFNEFIPDEGVQLIGVEAAGTGEPGCHHSAPLNLGTPGVLHGAMSMLLQTEDGQIEPSHSIAPGLDYPGVGPEHAHLQDCGRARYVTVNDGQALSAFHTLSRSEGIIPALESSHAVAWAIENAAEIPKGSDVLVCLSGRGDKDIGIIEEYEARKGC; this is translated from the coding sequence ATGCAGAAAGGTTATTTCGGATCGTTCGGCGGCATGTTCGTGCCGGAGCTGCTCATGCCTCCCCTCCTGGAGATCGAGGAGGCCATGAACACCATCGTGCCCGGCGAGGCTTTCCAGAAAGAATTCAACGCCATGCTGGAGGACTACGTGGGCCGCCCCTCGGCCCTGTACCGCTGCCCCAACCTCTCCAAGAAACTGGGCTTCAACCTCTGGCTCAAGCGCGAGGACCTGAACCACACCGGCGCGCACAAGATCAACAACGCCCTGGGCCAGGGCCTGCTGTGCAGGCACATGGGCAAGAAGGTGCTCCTGGCGGAGACGGGCGCGGGCATGCACGGCGTGGCCACGGCCACGGCGGCGGCCATGCTCGGCCTGGAGTGCGTAGTCTACATGGGCGCCACGGACGTTGTGCGCCAGTCCCACAACGTACGGCGCATGGGCCTGCTGGGCGCGACGGTGGTGCCCATCGAGTCCGGCACCAAGACCCTGAAGGACGCCATCAACGCGGCCCTGCGCCGCTGGATCGCGGACCAGCGCACCACCCACTACTGCTTCGGCACGGCGGCCGGGCCGCACCCCTTCCCCACGCTGGTGCGCATGTTCCAGTCCGTGATCAGCCGGGAGGCCCGGGCACAGATGCTCAAGAAAGCGGGCAAGCTGCCCGACTATGTGGTGGCCTGCGTGGGCGGCGGCTCCAACGCCATCGGCGCCTTCAACGAATTCATCCCCGACGAGGGCGTTCAGCTCATCGGCGTCGAGGCCGCTGGCACCGGCGAGCCGGGCTGCCACCACTCCGCGCCCCTGAATCTTGGCACGCCCGGCGTGCTGCACGGGGCCATGAGCATGCTCCTGCAGACCGAGGACGGCCAGATCGAGCCCTCGCACTCCATCGCCCCCGGCCTGGACTACCCCGGCGTGGGCCCCGAGCACGCCCACCTGCAGGACTGCGGCCGCGCCCGCTACGTCACCGTCAACGACGGCCAGGCGCTGAGCGCCTTCCACACGCTCAGCCGCTCCGAGGGCATCATCCCGGCGCTTGAAAGCTCCCACGCGGTGGCCTGGGCCATCGAGAACGCGGCGGAGATCCCCAAGGGCAGCGACGTGCTGGTCTGCCTCTCCGGACGCGGCGACAAGGACATCGGCATCATCGAGGAGTACGAGGCCAGGAAGGGCTGCTGA
- a CDS encoding phosphoribosylanthranilate isomerase, whose product MIKVCGMTLPEQVAAIDALGADFLGFIFAAKSPRCVTPGHVASIARGRARRVGVFVEQSAAEVLSIMDEAGLDFAQLHAGQDEAFCREIGPERVIRAFWPQRHASLAELEAELARFADSCAMMLLDAGASGGGHGTSLDFSALAGLKVPRPWLLAGGLSPLNAQEALELARPAGLDINSGVETAPGVKDLDKVSQTIDIAARSK is encoded by the coding sequence CTGATAAAAGTTTGCGGCATGACCCTGCCCGAGCAGGTGGCCGCCATAGACGCCCTGGGCGCGGACTTCCTGGGCTTCATCTTCGCCGCCAAGAGCCCCCGATGCGTCACGCCCGGCCACGTGGCCTCCATCGCGCGCGGGCGGGCCAGGCGCGTGGGCGTGTTCGTGGAGCAGTCCGCCGCGGAAGTCCTCTCCATCATGGACGAGGCCGGGCTGGACTTCGCCCAGCTCCACGCCGGGCAGGACGAGGCCTTCTGCCGCGAGATCGGCCCGGAGCGCGTCATTCGGGCCTTCTGGCCCCAGCGTCACGCCTCGCTTGCCGAACTCGAAGCCGAGTTGGCCCGCTTCGCGGACTCCTGCGCCATGATGCTCCTGGACGCGGGCGCCTCGGGCGGGGGCCACGGCACAAGCCTGGATTTTTCCGCCCTGGCCGGGCTCAAGGTCCCCCGGCCGTGGCTGCTGGCGGGCGGCCTTTCCCCGCTCAACGCCCAGGAGGCGCTTGAGCTGGCCCGCCCCGCCGGACTGGACATCAATTCCGGGGTCGAGACCGCGCCCGGCGTCAAGGACCTGGACAAGGTTTCGCAAACCATCGACATCGCAGCACGCAGCAAATAG
- a CDS encoding indole-3-glycerol-phosphate synthase: protein MLNRFREAKQAEIERLVKLEDEGLMPPPFEGERPDFIRALWENGPGAVIAEYKRASPSRGEINMGLTPEQAAESYRKAGAAAMSVLTEEAYFKGSLEYLTRMAGAGLPLLRKDFILHPVQVIHTASTPASALLLIARMSEADELRAMLGLAEAFGLACVVEVFDEADLDKVEPLEPEIIQVNNRDLDKLTTDFAVSERLAARKQEGQIWISASGIKTRADVERMAALGYDAVLVGTSLMSGEDPGAALAGLTGRR from the coding sequence ATGCTTAACCGATTCCGCGAAGCCAAGCAGGCCGAGATCGAGCGCCTCGTCAAGCTGGAGGACGAGGGCTTGATGCCCCCGCCCTTCGAGGGCGAACGCCCGGACTTCATCCGCGCCCTGTGGGAGAACGGCCCCGGTGCGGTGATCGCCGAATACAAGCGGGCCTCGCCCTCGCGCGGGGAGATCAACATGGGCCTCACGCCCGAGCAGGCGGCCGAGTCCTACAGGAAGGCCGGGGCCGCGGCCATGTCCGTGCTCACGGAGGAGGCCTACTTCAAGGGCAGCCTGGAGTACCTGACGCGCATGGCCGGTGCGGGCCTGCCCCTGCTCCGCAAGGACTTCATCCTGCACCCCGTGCAGGTGATCCACACGGCCTCCACCCCTGCCTCGGCCCTGCTGCTCATCGCGCGCATGAGCGAGGCTGACGAGCTGCGCGCCATGCTGGGCCTGGCCGAAGCCTTCGGGCTGGCCTGTGTGGTGGAGGTGTTCGACGAGGCCGACCTTGACAAGGTGGAGCCCCTGGAGCCCGAGATCATCCAGGTGAATAACCGCGACCTGGACAAGCTGACCACGGATTTCGCCGTGTCCGAGCGGCTGGCCGCGCGCAAGCAGGAAGGCCAGATCTGGATCAGCGCCAGCGGGATAAAGACGCGCGCGGACGTGGAGCGAATGGCCGCGCTGGGCTACGACGCCGTTCTGGTGGGCACCTCGCTCATGAGCGGGGAGGACCCGGGGGCGGCCCTGGCCGGGCTGACGGGAAGAAGGTAG
- the trpD gene encoding anthranilate phosphoribosyltransferase, which yields MEVLEHLAIGKNLTEEQALTSFRAMYKGEMPASCVGAFLMGLKTKGETGLEIACGVKAALEEARLVPGLEGDRIDTCGTGGDNTCSFNCSTAVAMYLAALGHKVVKHGNRSVSSTCGSADVLESLGVGLTVEPDAVADALAQRNFVFLFAPNFHPAFKRIMPIRKELGARTLFNLMGPLLNPARPTHQLLGVPTASFVPLIAEALSLTGVRNAAVVHGAGGFDELSPFGPAEVCWVRDGWMRRDRIEPEDYGIPRHKLSDVAVASKDEAVAVLIELIQGDGPQAMKDMLALNLGTALHLLEPGLSLKQGIDKARDAIASRAASSFWSQLTNA from the coding sequence ATGGAAGTCCTCGAACATCTGGCCATAGGCAAGAACCTGACCGAAGAACAGGCGCTGACCTCGTTCCGCGCCATGTACAAGGGCGAGATGCCCGCCTCCTGCGTGGGCGCGTTCCTCATGGGCCTCAAGACCAAGGGCGAGACCGGGCTTGAGATCGCCTGCGGCGTCAAGGCCGCCCTGGAGGAGGCCCGCCTGGTGCCCGGCCTCGAGGGCGACCGCATAGACACCTGCGGCACCGGCGGCGACAACACCTGCTCCTTCAACTGCTCCACCGCCGTGGCCATGTACCTGGCCGCGCTGGGGCACAAGGTGGTCAAGCACGGCAACCGCTCCGTGTCCTCCACCTGCGGCTCGGCCGACGTGCTGGAGTCGCTGGGCGTTGGCCTCACCGTTGAGCCCGACGCCGTGGCCGACGCCCTGGCCCAGCGCAACTTCGTGTTCCTGTTCGCGCCCAACTTCCACCCGGCCTTCAAGCGCATCATGCCCATCCGTAAGGAGTTGGGCGCGCGCACCCTCTTCAACCTCATGGGCCCTCTGCTCAACCCCGCCCGCCCCACGCACCAGCTGCTGGGCGTGCCCACGGCCTCCTTCGTGCCGCTCATCGCGGAGGCGCTCTCGCTCACGGGCGTGCGCAACGCCGCAGTGGTGCACGGCGCGGGCGGCTTCGACGAGCTTTCGCCCTTCGGCCCGGCTGAGGTCTGCTGGGTGCGCGACGGCTGGATGCGCCGCGACCGCATCGAGCCCGAGGACTACGGCATCCCGCGCCACAAGCTCTCCGATGTTGCCGTGGCCAGCAAGGACGAAGCCGTGGCCGTGCTCATCGAGCTGATCCAGGGCGACGGTCCCCAGGCCATGAAGGACATGCTGGCCCTGAACCTGGGCACCGCCCTGCACCTGCTGGAGCCCGGCCTGTCGCTCAAGCAGGGCATCGACAAGGCCCGCGACGCCATCGCCTCCCGCGCGGCCTCCAGCTTCTGGAGCCAGCTGACCAATGCTTAA
- a CDS encoding anthranilate synthase component II encodes MFLLVDNFDSFTFNLVQYFQQLGLAPVVKTNDDPEIIELAKSGKVERCCISPGPSRPENAGLCLEFLEHLPKKTPLLGVCLGHQILGHYAGAPVVVADRIMHGKTSQVTHRETGLFEGVPNPMEVCRYHSLLVLAHKAPEKLEITAWTDENEVMGLRWKDRPWVGVQFHPESVLTPDGMKLLKNFPEKIA; translated from the coding sequence ATGTTTTTGCTCGTAGATAACTTCGACTCGTTCACCTTCAATCTGGTGCAGTACTTCCAGCAGCTCGGGCTGGCCCCCGTGGTCAAGACCAACGACGACCCGGAGATCATCGAGCTGGCCAAGTCCGGCAAGGTGGAGCGCTGCTGCATCTCCCCCGGCCCCAGCAGGCCGGAGAACGCCGGGCTGTGCCTGGAGTTCCTGGAGCACCTGCCCAAGAAGACGCCGCTGCTTGGCGTGTGCCTGGGGCACCAGATCCTGGGGCACTACGCGGGCGCGCCCGTGGTTGTGGCGGACAGGATCATGCACGGCAAGACCAGCCAGGTGACCCACCGGGAGACGGGGCTCTTCGAGGGCGTGCCCAACCCCATGGAGGTCTGCCGGTACCACTCGCTGCTCGTTCTGGCGCACAAGGCCCCGGAGAAGCTGGAGATCACCGCCTGGACCGACGAGAACGAGGTCATGGGGCTCAGGTGGAAGGATCGCCCCTGGGTGGGGGTGCAGTTCCACCCTGAGAGCGTGCTCACGCCGGACGGCATGAAGCTGCTCAAGAATTTCCCGGAGAAGATCGCCTAG
- a CDS encoding anthranilate synthase component I family protein → MIELLQEAKWLPADVQTPISLYLGLVGDRPGILFESAEVDGRLGRYSILAWDFRLTAQCQEGKLLLTTRDDRLKPLEDLNGLPFLDGVRQLMAALTVTPPDGFEDLPAITRGLYGYFGYASAALFTPKLAKVIPPKDMDVTLVLPGHVVLFDHLRHRCCLLTLGGGMRPKLDTTNVLRTMDKPEMGAVLHHPGEQPFLENVRKAKEMIRQGECIQVVLSNRFHAPFNGDPFAVYRRLRQVNPSPYMFFVRLPRLTLVGSSPEFLVRCVDGKLTTAPIAGTRPRGKDEAQDEQFAQDLLADPKERAEHVMLVDLGRNDLGRIATPGSVRVEKFMQVERFSHVLHLTSYVTAKLKEGLDALDVIGSVFPAGTVSGAPKVRAMEIIAELETIHRGPYAGAIGWLGLDKGRVDLDTGILIRSMWFKDGMVHWQTGAGIVYDSIPEMEWKEVHNKARVLAEVLAKQEEGDVFARR, encoded by the coding sequence ATGATCGAGCTCCTGCAAGAAGCAAAGTGGCTGCCCGCCGACGTGCAGACCCCCATCAGCCTGTACCTTGGGCTTGTGGGCGACAGGCCGGGCATACTCTTCGAGTCCGCCGAAGTGGACGGCCGCCTGGGCCGCTACTCGATCCTGGCCTGGGATTTCCGCCTCACGGCCCAATGCCAGGAGGGCAAGCTCCTGCTCACCACCCGGGACGACCGCCTGAAGCCCCTGGAGGACCTGAACGGCCTGCCCTTCCTGGACGGCGTGCGCCAGCTCATGGCCGCCCTCACCGTCACGCCGCCCGACGGTTTCGAGGACCTCCCGGCCATCACCCGGGGCCTCTACGGCTACTTCGGCTACGCTTCGGCCGCGCTGTTCACGCCCAAGCTGGCCAAGGTCATCCCGCCCAAGGACATGGACGTGACCCTGGTGCTGCCCGGCCACGTGGTGCTCTTCGACCACCTGCGCCACCGCTGCTGCCTGCTGACCCTGGGCGGCGGCATGCGCCCCAAGCTGGACACCACCAACGTGCTGCGCACCATGGACAAGCCCGAAATGGGCGCGGTGCTGCACCACCCGGGCGAGCAGCCCTTCCTGGAGAACGTGCGCAAGGCCAAGGAGATGATCCGCCAGGGCGAGTGCATCCAGGTGGTGCTCTCCAACCGCTTCCACGCGCCCTTCAACGGCGACCCCTTCGCGGTGTACCGCAGGCTCAGGCAGGTGAACCCCTCGCCTTACATGTTCTTCGTGCGCCTGCCGAGGCTCACGCTGGTGGGCTCCTCCCCCGAGTTCCTGGTGCGCTGCGTGGACGGCAAACTGACCACCGCGCCCATCGCCGGCACGCGCCCGCGCGGCAAGGACGAGGCCCAGGACGAACAGTTCGCGCAGGACCTGCTGGCCGACCCCAAGGAGCGCGCCGAGCACGTGATGCTGGTGGACCTGGGCCGCAACGACCTGGGGCGCATCGCCACCCCGGGCAGCGTGCGCGTTGAGAAATTCATGCAGGTGGAGCGGTTCTCGCACGTTTTGCACCTGACCTCCTACGTGACGGCCAAGCTCAAGGAGGGCCTGGACGCCCTGGACGTGATCGGCTCCGTGTTCCCGGCGGGCACGGTGAGCGGTGCGCCCAAGGTGCGGGCCATGGAGATCATCGCGGAGCTGGAGACCATCCACCGGGGCCCCTACGCCGGGGCCATCGGCTGGCTCGGCCTGGACAAGGGCCGCGTGGACCTGGACACCGGCATCCTCATCCGCTCCATGTGGTTCAAGGACGGCATGGTCCACTGGCAGACCGGCGCGGGCATCGTCTACGACTCGATCCCCGAGATGGAATGGAAGGAAGTGCACAACAAGGCCCGGGTGCTCGCGGAAGTGCTTGCAAAGCAGGAGGAAGGCGATGTTTTTGCTCGTAGATAA
- a CDS encoding prephenate dehydrogenase/arogenate dehydrogenase family protein: MSTAQAIRTLTVVGAKGKMGRMIVARCRKEGLACHELDQPLDEAEARRVLPRSDLALLCVPAQALSEVLVRLVPMIPKGTIVADICSVKVRPLDEMLALHQGPVVGTHPLFGPVPPEGEELRVAVCPGRGDEACRQATELMARLGFAPFNADAHDHDRAMAYVQGLNFVTTVAYLASQANHEEFARYLTPSFMRRLESARKLILEDAGLFRLLFEANPYSLEAVRSYRNYLNVAAGGDLELLVERAKGWWPEGGRPGGAKGFSRGKK; the protein is encoded by the coding sequence TTGAGCACCGCGCAAGCCATTCGCACGCTCACCGTGGTGGGGGCCAAGGGCAAGATGGGCCGCATGATCGTGGCCCGCTGCCGCAAGGAAGGCCTGGCCTGCCACGAACTGGACCAGCCCCTGGACGAGGCCGAAGCGCGGCGCGTGCTGCCCCGCTCCGACCTGGCGCTCTTGTGCGTGCCAGCCCAGGCGCTCTCCGAGGTGCTGGTCCGGCTGGTGCCCATGATCCCCAAGGGGACCATCGTGGCGGACATCTGCTCCGTGAAGGTGCGCCCCCTGGACGAAATGCTGGCCCTGCACCAGGGGCCGGTGGTGGGCACGCACCCGCTCTTCGGGCCGGTGCCCCCCGAAGGGGAGGAGCTGCGCGTGGCCGTGTGCCCCGGCAGGGGCGACGAGGCCTGCCGCCAGGCCACGGAACTGATGGCCCGGCTGGGCTTCGCGCCCTTCAACGCCGACGCCCACGACCACGACCGGGCCATGGCCTACGTGCAGGGGCTCAACTTCGTGACCACGGTGGCCTACCTGGCCTCCCAGGCCAACCACGAGGAGTTCGCCCGCTATTTGACGCCGTCGTTCATGCGGCGGCTGGAGTCGGCCAGGAAGCTGATCCTGGAGGACGCGGGGCTGTTCCGGCTGCTGTTCGAGGCCAACCCCTACAGCCTGGAGGCCGTGCGGTCATACAGGAACTACCTGAACGTGGCCGCGGGCGGCGACCTGGAGCTGCTGGTGGAGCGGGCCAAGGGCTGGTGGCCGGAGGGCGGCAGGCCGGGCGGGGCGAAAGGGTTTTCGCGGGGGAAGAAATAA